The Vampirovibrio chlorellavorus genome has a segment encoding these proteins:
- a CDS encoding VOC family protein: MTATAPIPSGFHSVTPHLVVYDAVAALDFYERAFGATVTHRLTGPDGRIIYAAFNIGDSVIMLGEECRDYGVFSPTALGNSPVLIHLYVPNADEAFEKAVLAGATIEMPVQEMFWGDRYGKVTDPFGHRWAIASVVRSLSPSEMQAAADAAMACEVKA; the protein is encoded by the coding sequence ATGACCGCCACAGCGCCCATTCCTTCCGGGTTTCACAGTGTTACGCCGCATCTGGTGGTGTATGACGCGGTGGCCGCCCTGGACTTTTATGAGCGGGCCTTTGGGGCGACCGTCACCCATCGGCTGACTGGCCCCGATGGCAGAATTATTTACGCGGCCTTCAATATTGGCGATTCCGTGATTATGCTGGGGGAGGAGTGCCGGGACTATGGGGTTTTCTCCCCCACCGCGCTGGGCAATTCGCCTGTACTCATCCATTTGTATGTGCCCAACGCCGATGAGGCTTTTGAAAAAGCCGTTTTGGCCGGGGCTACGATTGAAATGCCCGTTCAGGAGATGTTTTGGGGCGACCGTTACGGCAAGGTGACTGATCCTTTCGGGCATCGCTGGGCCATTGCCTCTGTGGTGCGTTCACTCAGTCCTTCCGAAATGCAGGCCGCTGCCGATGCGGCCATGGCTTGTGAGGTCAAGGCTTAA
- a CDS encoding prephenate dehydratase domain-containing protein gives MMDLQNSTQDSQQDTNHTPRSDILAALAQKPVIFGIQGGEGSFNEEAIQAYLSHQFTPTEAIEYLFTSDRVMEAVVSGKIDRGQCAIYNSVGGYVEETTEALEKYPVEIIQEFEIKIAHALMIRPDQDFAKIDTVMCHPQVLAQCQGNLQKKYPHLKQTSGEGEWVDNAKTAEALATRRLPDNTAVMGSKVLAKIYGLKVIEDNLQDAEENYTRFIHVVARA, from the coding sequence ATGATGGACCTGCAAAATTCTACGCAAGATTCACAGCAAGATACGAATCACACCCCGCGCTCTGATATCTTGGCCGCTTTGGCCCAAAAGCCGGTCATTTTCGGCATTCAGGGCGGAGAGGGCAGCTTTAACGAGGAGGCCATTCAGGCCTATCTCAGTCACCAGTTTACCCCCACCGAGGCCATTGAATACCTCTTTACTTCCGATCGGGTCATGGAAGCGGTGGTCAGCGGGAAAATCGATCGGGGGCAGTGCGCCATCTACAATTCCGTGGGGGGCTATGTGGAAGAGACCACCGAGGCCCTGGAAAAATATCCGGTGGAGATTATTCAGGAATTTGAAATTAAAATTGCCCATGCCCTTATGATTCGACCGGATCAGGATTTTGCCAAAATCGACACGGTGATGTGCCATCCGCAGGTTTTGGCCCAGTGTCAGGGCAATTTGCAAAAAAAGTACCCACACCTCAAGCAAACTTCCGGCGAGGGAGAATGGGTGGATAACGCCAAAACCGCCGAAGCGCTGGCCACCCGTCGCTTGCCGGACAACACCGCTGTCATGGGTAGCAAAGTGTTGGCCAAAATTTACGGCCTGAAAGTGATTGAAGACAACTTGCAGGATGCCGAAGAGAACTACACCCGCTTTATTCACGTGGTGGCCAGGGCTTAG
- a CDS encoding hemerythrin domain-containing protein yields the protein MANCCDLLIAEHRQTESGLRWLQERLAILSGASHAAAPESADWSSVAGFYADWAADLYQHFVLEEEALFSLVSQYRTMMLMTVEHDDLWVLQTDFEGALTRSVSAGSADPELMRHFQAFQTRLQAHIIEEERGIFPLAQSCLLPEEQALALRRYREILSEAEQGAALGLSRPTPDFRIIETDLSGAVDKPLSYETLYEREHASVQHIRLQAGMKQALHWVGPHQCLFLLSGSVTLETRQAQIPLSPGQCVTLDSQLYFALQAHKDAHLLNFRVWPHPHYIKANSLSQASTARNA from the coding sequence ATGGCAAACTGTTGTGACCTGTTAATCGCCGAACACCGCCAGACGGAAAGCGGGTTGCGCTGGCTTCAGGAACGCCTGGCTATCCTGAGCGGTGCTTCCCATGCCGCTGCCCCTGAGTCGGCCGATTGGTCGTCCGTGGCCGGGTTTTATGCGGACTGGGCTGCGGATTTGTACCAGCATTTCGTGCTGGAAGAAGAGGCGCTGTTCAGTCTGGTGAGTCAGTACCGTACCATGATGCTGATGACCGTGGAGCATGACGATTTGTGGGTCTTGCAGACCGACTTTGAAGGGGCCTTGACCCGCAGCGTGTCCGCCGGGAGCGCTGACCCTGAGTTGATGCGTCATTTTCAGGCGTTTCAAACCCGTTTGCAAGCGCATATTATCGAGGAGGAGCGGGGCATTTTTCCTCTGGCCCAATCTTGCCTGTTGCCGGAGGAGCAGGCGTTGGCCCTGCGGCGCTATCGGGAAATTCTGTCTGAGGCGGAACAGGGCGCTGCGCTGGGGCTATCCCGACCCACGCCTGACTTTCGGATCATTGAGACAGACCTGTCTGGGGCCGTTGACAAACCACTGAGCTATGAGACCTTGTACGAACGGGAACACGCCAGTGTGCAGCATATTCGCCTGCAGGCGGGCATGAAACAGGCCTTGCACTGGGTGGGGCCCCATCAGTGCCTGTTCCTGCTGTCCGGCTCGGTTACCCTGGAAACCCGGCAGGCACAGATTCCATTGTCTCCCGGGCAATGCGTAACGCTGGATTCGCAGCTCTATTTTGCTTTGCAGGCCCACAAGGACGCTCATCTGCTGAATTTCAGGGTCTGGCCGCATCCGCATTACATTAAGGCCAACAGCCTGAGTCAGGCTTCTACTGCCCGAAACGCATGA
- a CDS encoding matrixin family metalloprotease: protein MPKPRLKRSMPALLLLTGLLGLSFFWQPGSAQSGSLPPAFPASVSVASPQSAPTDYFHLQKKIYRWNDQTRLVLVHISTPAHLAGWQPWHPQLIKDAFAEWQRALQNRIMFVFMPDTTQTDMVVNWWPLSTPTIERGAAGLNMMSTWGKYIAKNDLFISLNDQTGQPHSPGLLYATALHEIGHSLGIQGHSDQPADIMYFSVNEGSRLSQRDVNTLLKIYAAKPDFSNPPGFHLSRFSDFQKTRQKSGFRIPIIIPIPL, encoded by the coding sequence TTGCCAAAACCACGTCTCAAACGGTCAATGCCTGCCCTGCTGCTACTCACTGGACTGCTGGGCCTGAGTTTCTTTTGGCAACCCGGTTCGGCCCAAAGCGGCAGCCTGCCTCCCGCTTTTCCGGCCTCCGTGTCTGTCGCCTCCCCCCAAAGCGCCCCCACCGATTATTTTCATTTGCAGAAAAAAATCTATCGCTGGAATGATCAAACCCGACTGGTGCTGGTTCACATCAGCACCCCCGCCCATCTGGCGGGTTGGCAGCCCTGGCACCCCCAACTCATCAAGGACGCCTTTGCCGAATGGCAGCGGGCCCTGCAAAACCGCATCATGTTTGTCTTTATGCCCGACACCACTCAGACCGATATGGTGGTGAACTGGTGGCCCCTGTCCACGCCCACCATTGAACGGGGAGCGGCGGGCCTCAACATGATGTCCACCTGGGGCAAGTACATCGCCAAAAACGATTTGTTTATCTCTCTGAACGATCAGACCGGGCAGCCGCACAGCCCGGGCTTGCTGTACGCCACCGCCCTGCATGAAATCGGGCACTCGCTGGGCATTCAGGGTCACAGCGATCAGCCTGCCGATATCATGTACTTCTCGGTCAACGAAGGCTCCCGCCTGAGCCAGCGGGACGTCAACACCCTGCTCAAAATTTACGCGGCCAAGCCGGATTTCAGCAACCCACCCGGCTTCCACCTGTCCCGCTTCAGTGACTTTCAGAAAACCCGGCAAAAAAGCGGTTTCCGCATTCCAATCATTATTCCGATTCCCCTCTAG
- a CDS encoding pyridoxamine 5'-phosphate oxidase family protein yields the protein MAYAEYQAQAARQFVERLRQFETGMLITHGSNGHLHGRPMAVAEIEPVESERFSCYLWFLTGLETSKADEIRQNQQVLVTFQDRQKPFLTLSGRAHIVQDAERVDAFWRENYRRWLPQGKGDPNLALIRVRLDDGQVWEQSGALPESVSF from the coding sequence ATGGCCTACGCAGAGTATCAGGCACAGGCAGCCCGGCAGTTTGTGGAGCGTCTGCGCCAGTTTGAAACGGGCATGCTCATCACCCACGGCTCCAATGGGCACCTGCACGGGCGACCCATGGCAGTGGCCGAGATAGAGCCTGTGGAAAGCGAACGTTTCAGTTGCTACCTGTGGTTTTTAACGGGCCTGGAAACGTCCAAGGCCGATGAAATTCGACAGAATCAACAGGTGCTGGTGACTTTTCAGGATCGGCAGAAGCCCTTTTTAACCCTGAGTGGCCGGGCCCACATTGTTCAGGACGCCGAGCGCGTGGATGCGTTTTGGCGTGAGAACTATCGCCGTTGGCTACCCCAGGGCAAGGGAGATCCCAATCTGGCCCTGATTCGGGTTCGTCTGGACGATGGGCAGGTCTGGGAACAGAGCGGGGCGCTGCCTGAGTCGGTCAGTTTTTAG
- a CDS encoding MFS transporter: MTSNPHPENALHEKNFLLFSIGSFISMLGRQMLTVAVGWEVYERTHSAFALGLIGLVQLIPVVLLTLPVGHWVDNHDRRNVLIGAQILNALATAGLVALSILHGPVQGIYACLFLAGVGRAFHSPANAALLPQVVSTQNLTNAISWNSIFFQGSAILGPALSGLMLGWQHSATLVYTVDCLSSLLFWAVLTIISVRPVARAREALSLKSMVSGLAFVARTRLILAAITLDLFAVLFGGAVALLPIYAKDILRVGPDGLGLLQMAPSLGALATGFVLAKNSQFRQAGRWLLWSVAGFGVATIVFGLSTNFWLSFAMLVLSGACDNVSVVIRQGLVLLRTPDEMRGRVSAINYVFIGTSNELGGFESGTVAHYFGPVASVVFGGIATIVTVVGTALCWPELRKLDKLHDPPPTET, encoded by the coding sequence ATGACCTCCAACCCTCACCCTGAAAACGCCCTGCACGAAAAAAACTTTCTGCTGTTTTCCATCGGTTCCTTCATTTCCATGTTGGGCCGACAGATGTTGACCGTGGCCGTGGGCTGGGAGGTTTACGAACGTACCCACTCCGCCTTTGCCCTGGGCCTGATTGGACTGGTGCAACTGATACCCGTTGTGCTGCTGACCCTGCCGGTGGGCCACTGGGTGGACAATCACGATCGGCGCAACGTGCTGATAGGGGCCCAAATTTTAAACGCCCTGGCCACAGCCGGGCTGGTGGCCCTGTCCATTCTGCACGGCCCAGTACAGGGCATTTACGCTTGCCTGTTTCTGGCCGGGGTGGGGCGAGCCTTTCACAGTCCAGCCAACGCCGCCTTGTTGCCACAAGTGGTCAGCACCCAAAACCTGACCAACGCCATCAGCTGGAACAGCATTTTCTTTCAGGGCTCGGCCATCCTGGGGCCAGCCCTCAGCGGTTTGATGCTGGGCTGGCAACACAGCGCTACATTGGTTTATACGGTCGACTGCCTATCCAGCCTCTTGTTCTGGGCCGTTCTCACCATCATATCCGTGCGTCCGGTGGCCCGGGCCAGGGAGGCCCTCAGCCTGAAGTCCATGGTGTCCGGTCTGGCATTTGTGGCCAGAACCCGCCTGATTCTGGCGGCCATTACCCTGGACCTGTTCGCGGTGCTGTTTGGAGGCGCTGTGGCCCTGCTCCCCATTTACGCCAAGGATATTTTACGGGTGGGCCCGGATGGGCTGGGCCTGCTGCAGATGGCGCCCTCGCTGGGGGCATTGGCCACCGGGTTTGTTCTGGCCAAAAACAGCCAGTTTCGGCAGGCCGGACGCTGGCTGCTGTGGTCGGTGGCCGGATTTGGGGTGGCCACCATTGTCTTTGGCCTGTCCACAAACTTCTGGTTGTCCTTTGCCATGCTGGTGTTGTCCGGGGCCTGCGACAACGTCAGCGTGGTCATCCGGCAGGGACTGGTCCTGTTGCGCACGCCGGATGAAATGCGGGGTCGGGTTTCGGCCATTAACTACGTATTTATTGGCACTTCCAACGAACTGGGCGGTTTTGAATCGGGCACCGTGGCCCATTACTTCGGCCCGGTAGCCTCGGTGGTGTTTGGCGGCATCGCCACCATTGTCACCGTAGTGGGCACCGCCCTCTGCTGGCCGGAACTCCGCAAGCTGGACAAACTCCACGATCCGCCACCCACAGAAACTTAA
- a CDS encoding chorismate mutase — MMTMTDEQNTETQNTEAHCSELQALRDQIDRLDEQLLQALAQRAQLVDEVGRYKKARGLEPLDMKRWQQVLQAKKARAQQLGLCPEFVDALYHLIHDYSLHLESKSE, encoded by the coding sequence ATGATGACCATGACAGACGAGCAAAACACCGAAACCCAAAATACGGAAGCCCACTGTTCTGAGCTGCAAGCCTTGCGGGATCAAATCGATCGGCTGGATGAGCAGCTCTTGCAAGCCCTGGCTCAGCGGGCCCAGCTGGTGGATGAAGTGGGCCGCTACAAAAAGGCCCGAGGGCTGGAGCCGTTGGATATGAAGCGCTGGCAACAGGTGCTGCAAGCCAAGAAAGCCCGAGCCCAGCAGTTGGGGCTTTGCCCGGAATTTGTGGACGCCCTGTACCATTTGATTCATGATTACAGTCTGCATTTAGAAAGCAAAAGCGAATAG
- a CDS encoding universal stress protein: MSQIQPNRAQTEERHTESASSTARITRVTLVIEYGDDPDAVLPLIQSLACLLGPQSVVLTLVHAEYDWVSVHSDFADEAQEMGARLAQREIALKAANQAVRSELCKQGFTLSDEWEMTTAGEGSKTLLAQLKETGQDLLILVQPPSGGAAGKASHFGLTMAIHTEVSVLVLRKVITAKPAQLKIWLGVDASDASLNLARKLGQYLGVVDEVPVSLITVQTPVYQENALLAPFVNQSVLDDALLSNANLVFEMCQDILETQGVAVADCRRLLGSPASELGAVAEAEDPDVIAVGSHNRKGVLAWLLGSVSSQLLHWDTHNLLIVR, from the coding sequence GTGAGTCAGATTCAACCCAATCGCGCGCAAACCGAGGAGCGGCACACAGAAAGCGCCTCCTCAACGGCGCGCATTACACGTGTGACCCTGGTTATTGAGTACGGGGACGATCCCGACGCTGTGCTGCCCCTTATCCAGAGTCTGGCTTGCCTGCTCGGTCCCCAGTCCGTGGTTTTGACGCTGGTTCATGCCGAGTACGACTGGGTCAGCGTGCATTCCGATTTTGCCGATGAGGCTCAGGAAATGGGCGCTCGGCTGGCCCAGCGGGAAATCGCCCTGAAAGCGGCCAATCAGGCCGTTCGGAGTGAATTGTGCAAGCAGGGTTTTACCCTGAGTGATGAATGGGAAATGACCACTGCCGGAGAAGGTTCTAAAACTTTGCTGGCCCAGTTGAAAGAAACCGGGCAGGATCTCCTGATTCTGGTACAGCCCCCATCCGGGGGAGCGGCAGGCAAGGCCAGCCACTTTGGCCTGACCATGGCCATCCACACAGAGGTCTCTGTGCTGGTTTTGCGTAAAGTCATCACGGCCAAACCGGCTCAGCTTAAAATATGGCTGGGCGTGGATGCCTCGGACGCTTCCCTGAATCTGGCCCGCAAGTTGGGTCAGTACCTTGGTGTGGTTGATGAAGTGCCAGTGTCTCTGATCACTGTTCAAACGCCGGTCTATCAGGAAAACGCGCTGCTGGCACCGTTTGTTAACCAGTCGGTGCTGGATGACGCCTTGCTGAGCAATGCCAATCTGGTTTTTGAAATGTGTCAGGATATTCTGGAAACCCAGGGCGTTGCCGTGGCCGATTGTCGACGTTTGCTGGGCTCGCCCGCCTCCGAGTTGGGGGCGGTGGCCGAGGCGGAAGATCCCGATGTGATTGCGGTGGGGTCCCATAACCGCAAGGGGGTGTTGGCCTGGTTGCTGGGCAGTGTCAGTTCCCAGTTATTGCATTGGGATACCCACAATTTGCTGATCGTGCGTTAA
- the aroC gene encoding chorismate synthase: MTAGSSLGQLFRISTFGESHGGGVGVVIDGCPPGLPITLEEIQKELDRRRPGQSSITTPRNEQDQIHLFSGILDGVTTGTPIMLMAFNKDQKSDDYNNLKAVFRPGHADYTFQQKYGTRDWRGGGRSSARETIGRVAAGAIAKKFLKQTLGLECLCYVEQVGPIRTEMDPEAVTAELVDSTIVRCPDADKAKEMIALIESVRDEGDSVGGILKGLIRHVPVGLGEPVFDKLHADLGKAMLSINAVKGFEIGSGFAGVTLRGSQHNDEFYTDDSGRVRTRTNRAGGVLGGLSNGETIHFRVAVKPTSTIRKAQRTVDQAHQEITLEATGRHDPCVLPRAVPIVESMAALVMMDHYLRHKAQNG; this comes from the coding sequence ATGACCGCAGGAAGTTCTTTGGGCCAGTTGTTTCGTATTAGCACCTTCGGGGAGTCCCACGGGGGCGGGGTCGGTGTGGTCATTGACGGCTGCCCGCCCGGTTTACCCATCACCCTGGAGGAAATCCAGAAAGAGCTGGATCGCCGTCGGCCGGGGCAAAGCAGCATTACCACTCCCCGCAACGAGCAGGATCAGATTCACCTGTTCTCAGGCATTCTGGACGGAGTGACCACCGGCACGCCCATCATGCTGATGGCTTTCAATAAAGATCAGAAGTCCGATGACTATAACAACCTGAAAGCAGTGTTCCGGCCCGGTCATGCCGATTATACCTTTCAACAAAAATACGGCACCCGGGACTGGCGTGGTGGAGGGCGTTCCTCGGCTCGGGAGACCATTGGTCGGGTGGCCGCCGGGGCCATTGCCAAGAAATTCCTGAAGCAAACCCTGGGGCTGGAATGCCTGTGCTACGTGGAACAAGTCGGCCCCATCCGCACGGAGATGGACCCTGAGGCGGTGACGGCGGAGCTGGTGGACTCCACCATCGTGCGCTGCCCGGATGCGGACAAAGCGAAGGAGATGATTGCTCTGATTGAATCCGTGCGGGATGAGGGTGACTCCGTGGGAGGCATTCTCAAAGGGCTGATTCGCCATGTGCCGGTGGGCCTGGGCGAGCCGGTTTTTGATAAATTACACGCCGATTTGGGTAAGGCCATGCTCAGCATTAACGCGGTGAAAGGCTTTGAAATCGGCTCCGGCTTTGCCGGGGTGACCCTGCGAGGCAGTCAGCACAACGATGAATTTTACACCGATGACAGCGGCCGGGTGCGCACTCGCACCAATCGGGCCGGTGGGGTGTTGGGTGGTCTTTCCAACGGGGAAACCATTCACTTTCGGGTGGCGGTCAAGCCCACTTCCACCATTCGCAAGGCCCAACGCACTGTGGATCAGGCCCATCAGGAAATCACCCTGGAGGCCACCGGACGGCACGATCCTTGTGTGCTACCCCGGGCGGTGCCCATTGTGGAATCCATGGCCGCCTTGGTCATGATGGATCACTATCTGCGGCACAAGGCCCAGAACGGTTAA
- the aroA gene encoding 3-phosphoshikimate 1-carboxyvinyltransferase, with the protein MTASATHRALRLSPLPLPVQTSVTVPGSKSYTIRALILAALVDRPEGQPVRVWNVLRSDDGQAILDCLNTLGIRTEWGAQDGQSYVDVFGQVRHIADADYTLHANLSAATLRFLLAVSAVIPGRQTLLGHEGLNRRPVRDLVDALRALGVSIDYLDQEGYPPVRVNSSRLQASELTVSGSTSSQYISALLMIAPFIEPALEASGRSVVIRLPEAPVSKPYLDMTLAIMRAFGVEATHAADYQMFTVPAGQAYTALSYAVEPDASSAAYFAAIATLTGSTITLNNLPMTSVQADMRFLQILERMGTGIQAVDGDLVIEGHGVKPLSLVNMCDCPDQAQALAVLVAFAEGVTRIEGLQSLRVKETDRIAAVETELKKMGIRVEAEADALVIHGGQPQAARIATYGDHRMGMAFAVAGAVLAGLEIEDPAVVNKTYPGFWQDLSALGLGVSESVLPGCSETLDDAVSPQKIVLIGFMGAGKSSVARSLAQRCKRQAVDMDALIVRQSGRQSVTEIFDTDGEAHFRALEAQVAQGLASTPELIIATGGGVPANREAMSTLTAEAVVVWLRVSWDTVWARLQHDADRPLLRNLEQARALFHQRQSVYQQTAHLQVDTDGKTPSAVADEIACRLNLRQYSPV; encoded by the coding sequence ATGACTGCCTCAGCCACCCATCGAGCCCTGCGATTGAGCCCCTTGCCCCTGCCGGTTCAAACGTCGGTGACTGTGCCGGGCTCCAAGAGCTACACCATTCGGGCCCTCATTCTGGCTGCCTTGGTGGATCGGCCCGAGGGTCAGCCGGTGCGGGTGTGGAATGTCCTGCGCAGCGATGACGGGCAGGCCATTCTGGATTGCCTGAACACGCTGGGCATTCGCACTGAGTGGGGGGCGCAGGACGGACAGTCGTATGTGGATGTGTTTGGGCAGGTTCGGCACATCGCCGATGCCGATTACACCCTGCATGCCAATTTATCGGCGGCCACCCTGCGCTTTTTGCTGGCTGTATCGGCGGTCATCCCCGGACGGCAAACCTTGTTGGGGCACGAGGGCCTGAATCGTCGCCCGGTTCGGGATTTGGTGGATGCCTTGCGGGCCTTGGGGGTGTCCATCGACTATCTGGATCAGGAAGGCTATCCGCCGGTGCGGGTCAATTCCAGCCGACTGCAAGCCAGTGAGTTGACGGTCTCTGGCAGTACCAGCAGTCAATATATTTCAGCCCTGCTGATGATTGCCCCCTTTATTGAGCCTGCGTTGGAAGCCAGTGGCCGGTCGGTGGTCATTCGCTTGCCGGAAGCCCCGGTGTCCAAGCCTTATCTGGATATGACCCTGGCTATCATGCGGGCCTTTGGGGTCGAGGCCACCCATGCCGCGGACTATCAAATGTTTACGGTACCCGCCGGGCAAGCCTACACCGCTTTGTCTTACGCGGTGGAGCCCGATGCTTCCAGTGCCGCTTACTTTGCGGCCATTGCCACCCTGACCGGGTCAACCATCACCCTGAACAACCTGCCCATGACTTCGGTACAGGCCGATATGCGCTTTCTCCAGATTCTGGAGCGTATGGGCACAGGCATTCAGGCGGTAGATGGGGATTTGGTTATTGAAGGCCACGGGGTGAAGCCCTTGTCCTTGGTAAATATGTGCGATTGCCCCGATCAGGCCCAGGCGCTGGCGGTACTGGTCGCTTTCGCCGAGGGCGTCACCCGCATTGAAGGGCTGCAATCCCTGCGGGTGAAGGAAACCGACCGCATTGCCGCCGTGGAAACGGAATTGAAAAAAATGGGCATTCGGGTGGAAGCTGAGGCCGACGCCCTGGTCATTCACGGGGGGCAACCGCAGGCCGCTCGCATCGCCACGTATGGGGATCATCGTATGGGTATGGCCTTTGCCGTGGCCGGGGCCGTGCTGGCGGGTCTGGAGATTGAAGACCCTGCGGTGGTTAATAAAACCTACCCCGGCTTTTGGCAGGATTTAAGCGCCTTGGGTCTGGGCGTCTCCGAATCAGTGTTACCCGGTTGCTCGGAAACGTTGGATGATGCGGTTAGTCCCCAAAAGATCGTGCTGATTGGCTTTATGGGCGCTGGTAAAAGTTCGGTGGCCCGCAGTTTAGCCCAGCGTTGTAAGCGCCAAGCGGTGGATATGGATGCCTTGATTGTGCGGCAGTCCGGTCGGCAAAGTGTCACCGAAATTTTTGATACGGACGGGGAAGCGCATTTTCGGGCCTTGGAAGCGCAAGTGGCTCAGGGCTTGGCCTCGACGCCTGAGCTGATTATAGCCACTGGCGGCGGCGTGCCTGCCAATCGGGAGGCCATGTCCACACTGACCGCTGAGGCTGTGGTGGTTTGGTTGCGGGTTTCGTGGGACACTGTGTGGGCCCGCCTGCAACATGATGCGGATCGTCCCCTGTTGCGGAATTTGGAGCAGGCTCGGGCTTTGTTTCATCAACGCCAGTCGGTGTACCAGCAAACCGCTCATCTTCAGGTGGATACGGACGGCAAAACCCCGTCAGCGGTGGCCGATGAAATCGCCTGTCGCCTCAATCTCCGTCAATACAGTCCGGTGTAG
- a CDS encoding motility associated factor glycosyltransferase family protein, with protein MFWKKNTQALLKHHPHHEALLKKLKNVTAPDDLAPYETTEGDIGVVFNGLPLHSPKGAKLEAQQEVKTNCRPALDRTHLILGLGLGYLLEETCKRSPGPIVVYEPHLPLLKFVLENVDLSDYFGQRRVRLVCDLPTLMDIITPLLVCFEPIDFLSSGAYALLLQGQMGELMGKLANLIDDRKRDYRTARYFHNQWIKQFFENLPHVADCFDMTHLQGKGKGKPALVISRGPSLDAALPAIKQLENQAVLVAVGGALHHLYKYGITPDFATFLDSRGMKEQLHGLPESYLKNITFLLSNFTQPVCYEQDVAAKVRYTLLSDRPFADWLSKQEPRIQNYRLLDGCGTVSHIALQTAMLMDCDPVVLIGQDLAFPNDQVYAGGEKLETNGKGVMTLKKRENLFTGPSQMATVEGQNGETLQTLASFKGFIRFFEKTATANQQKARPQTLYNASLGGAKINGYELRAMETFVGEWQDFRTPDWLSKQLTFPEGYRKKTLEKLQTKLRKLKSELYECVALLDQLIVEGVDTPNNPQLNRFIANHYLISHFLVLDMIDTRQRYNPAAETPEEIQKNRDGMREGYKQNRKLLHDDILPWVIQSETRVLALLQSDGQKAAQPESVLS; from the coding sequence ATGTTCTGGAAGAAAAACACCCAGGCCCTCCTCAAGCATCACCCCCACCACGAAGCCCTGCTCAAGAAGCTGAAGAACGTCACCGCCCCGGACGATCTGGCCCCCTACGAAACCACGGAAGGGGATATCGGGGTTGTGTTCAATGGCCTGCCCTTGCATTCTCCCAAAGGGGCCAAGCTGGAAGCCCAGCAAGAGGTCAAAACCAACTGCCGCCCGGCCCTGGATCGCACCCATCTTATTCTGGGGTTGGGATTGGGCTATTTGCTGGAAGAGACCTGCAAGCGTTCCCCCGGGCCCATTGTGGTCTATGAGCCACACCTGCCCCTGCTCAAGTTTGTGCTGGAAAACGTGGATCTCTCCGATTACTTCGGTCAGCGCCGGGTGCGTCTGGTGTGCGATCTTCCCACCCTGATGGATATCATCACCCCCCTGCTGGTGTGCTTTGAACCCATCGACTTTCTCTCCAGCGGGGCCTACGCCCTGCTTCTGCAGGGTCAAATGGGCGAACTCATGGGCAAGCTGGCCAACCTGATCGACGATCGCAAGCGGGACTACCGCACGGCCCGCTACTTCCACAACCAGTGGATTAAACAGTTTTTTGAAAACCTGCCCCATGTGGCCGATTGCTTTGATATGACCCACTTGCAGGGCAAGGGCAAAGGCAAACCGGCTCTGGTCATCAGCCGGGGCCCCTCGCTGGATGCCGCTCTGCCCGCCATCAAGCAGCTGGAAAATCAAGCGGTGCTGGTGGCCGTGGGAGGCGCCCTGCATCACCTGTACAAGTACGGTATTACCCCGGATTTCGCCACCTTTCTGGATTCCCGGGGCATGAAAGAGCAGTTGCACGGGCTGCCAGAAAGCTACCTGAAAAACATCACCTTTTTGCTGAGCAACTTTACCCAGCCCGTTTGTTACGAGCAAGACGTTGCAGCCAAGGTGCGCTACACCCTGCTCAGCGATCGGCCCTTTGCCGACTGGCTCTCCAAACAGGAGCCCCGCATTCAGAACTATCGCTTGCTGGATGGCTGCGGTACCGTCTCTCACATCGCCCTGCAAACGGCCATGCTCATGGACTGCGACCCGGTGGTCCTCATCGGGCAGGATTTGGCCTTCCCCAACGATCAGGTGTACGCCGGGGGGGAAAAGCTGGAGACCAACGGCAAAGGGGTAATGACCCTGAAAAAACGGGAAAACCTGTTTACCGGCCCCTCCCAAATGGCCACCGTGGAAGGACAAAACGGAGAAACCCTGCAAACGCTGGCCTCCTTCAAGGGCTTCATCCGCTTTTTTGAGAAAACGGCCACCGCCAACCAGCAGAAAGCCCGGCCCCAAACGCTGTACAACGCTTCGCTGGGGGGGGCCAAAATCAACGGCTACGAACTGCGGGCCATGGAGACCTTTGTAGGGGAGTGGCAAGACTTCCGCACCCCGGACTGGCTGAGCAAACAGCTCACCTTCCCCGAGGGGTACCGCAAGAAAACGCTGGAGAAACTACAAACCAAGCTGCGCAAGCTGAAATCCGAATTGTACGAGTGCGTGGCCCTGCTGGATCAATTGATAGTGGAAGGCGTGGACACTCCCAACAACCCGCAACTGAACCGCTTTATCGCCAACCACTACCTGATTAGCCACTTTCTGGTGCTGGACATGATCGATACCCGCCAGCGCTACAACCCGGCGGCGGAAACGCCCGAAGAAATCCAGAAAAACCGGGATGGCATGCGGGAAGGCTACAAGCAAAACCGGAAATTGCTGCACGATGATATCCTCCCCTGGGTCATCCAGTCGGAAACCCGAGTGCTGGCGCTGCTACAAAGCGATGGGCAAAAAGCCGCTCAGCCGGAATCCGTCCTGTCCTGA